The sequence below is a genomic window from Candidatus Korarchaeum sp..
GCGAGCTACTCCCTCATCTATCTCCCTCAGTACGAGGAACTGCACAGCTATCGAGGATAGAGGGGCTAGGAGGAATAGGGGAAGGAATAAGTTCATCGATAGGTCCCTCAATTCATTTTCCAGAGCTGATATATTTGTTTTATCTTTCTCTATAGCTTTCTCTATCCTGCCTATGGTGTCTAGAGTATCCTGAACCACGTAAGCGAGCTCCTCCTCGTAGAAGCCCTTGAGGGTGTACCTGTAAGGCATCCCAACTATCTCCGAGACTACCCTGCTGTCCTCGAGCTTGAATCTGATCTGACCGAAGTTCTCCAGATCGTATGTGAAGTTCAAGTCCTTGAGATCTCCCCTCCATATCTCATTACCCGCGAAGGAGATCCTAATGGATTCCCCATCCCTGGAGTAACTGAAGAGCCTCAGGACTAGAGGGGCTATAGCTTCCCTCCTCAGATCGGCCTTTATGCTCAGATAGTTTATCTCGTTCCTGAGTACATCTATCTTCTTTGATGTCTCCCAGATACGCTCCATCTCGAAGAGATAAGATCCGAACGCAGTGTATATTGTTATTATGGATAGGAGTAGTATTATGAGTCCCTTCACCTCGATCCACCCGAGAGCCTGAGGAGGGCTTCCCTCTTCTCATAATCAGACAGCCTGGATTGAATTATCCCTGAGCGGAGGATCTCTAAAGCTCTATCCATTAGCTTGGGCCTCACTGGGAAGGGGACTCCGTCCTTCCCCCCGAATGCGAAACTGTACCTAGCTGGATCCCTCCTGCTAGCCGGGGCATCGTAAATCACCTCAGCTATTAAGGAGAGGGCCCTGAGTAGGGAGGGCCCTATGCCCCTTATCAGCAAGAGCTCCTCGTAATCCCTCGGATCCATCTGATTAGCTACCTCAACGGCCTTCCAGTCTATCCTGAGGGGCATCTTGAGGTACCTCACTCCCAAGTAGGGGCTCAGAGGCCCCGCCCTCATCTCCTCGATCAACCTCTCCAGCTTTGATCTGCCCTCTCTTATCAAGTCCAAGGAGGCCTTTCTATTCTCCTCCGATTCCTCAGCGGCTAGGTTGAGGACCTCCTCCCTGCTCTCAGCTATCACACCGTAATGCGGATCCATCAAGAACCCCTTGATATTGTGGGAGATCCAGTGGTACCTCCTCGCTGTCCTCTTCTCCACGTTCATCCCCTGCTGTATCACCGCCCACTCACCGTCCTCAGTGAAGAG
It includes:
- a CDS encoding DUF763 domain-containing protein, which produces MRIVGEAELPLHEGKAPPWLYSRMKALGREIIRTIVNEFGRREFLLRISDPYWFQSLGCVLGYDWHSSGVTTVLTAVIREVLDEEDLGIALCGGKGKRALETPDEIERKGEALSLRDRSIEELKRVSRLTAKVDNAAVQDGHTIYHHALLFTEDGEWAVIQQGMNVEKRTARRYHWISHNIKGFLMDPHYGVIAESREEVLNLAAEESEENRKASLDLIREGRSKLERLIEEMRAGPLSPYLGVRYLKMPLRIDWKAVEVANQMDPRDYEELLLIRGIGPSLLRALSLIAEVIYDAPASRRDPARYSFAFGGKDGVPFPVRPKLMDRALEILRSGIIQSRLSDYEKREALLRLSGGSR